The Alnus glutinosa chromosome 8, dhAlnGlut1.1, whole genome shotgun sequence DNA segment ATGAGCCATGCAGCAAGGATTCTTCCTAAGTATCTTATGACTTATAGCTGGTTTGCTCAATTTCATCATATGCctaaatagtgattttgtttCATTATTGCCTATCTTGTTGATAGATTTTCAAGTATCTAAGTTCCCTGGAAGTGGAGGATTTCAAGGATGTCAAATCAGGTTACTCTATCACATTGGtgagtttgtttctttttgaatGCTTAGCTTTGTAAACAAGTATTGaaaattaattcttttatttctttgattttgcaTGGGGGTGTGAATTTTGCATTGTGCTTCAACTAATGAAATCACTGGATTGAACtgatttgtttttataatttgcaGCACTTTAACCCAAACCCTTATTTTGAAGATACGAAACTTACAAAGACCTTCACTTATGCCGATGATGATGGAACAACAAAAATTACTGCTACAACAATACAGTGGAAAGAGGGCATGGTAAGGCCTACTTAACTTACTACAACTGGCTATATTAAACCTGTCTGTTTTGTTGTGGTTTGATGATTGATTGCATTGCTGATATGGGAAGGGCATACCAAATGGAGTTAACCATGAGAAGAAAGGGAACAAGCGTGCTGCTAACGATGAAAGGTTGGTTTTCCTCAGCCTGACAGAACTGGGTTTTCAGCCAGTTCCATTGCTACAATCATCCATTTTTgtgcaaaataagaaattaataataataacaagaagaataataatgatgatgatgataacaaaattagaaaaatgatgCAATGAAGGAATCTAACAACAATTTCAATTTGGTCACTGGAATTTATTTGATTCTGCAGTAAAATACAACACAATAATGCATTGATAATCTTGCTAATCTCTTGATTTGCTATTTCAAGAAGGTTGAAAAGGCATGGTCTCCCTTGTAGTCACTTAGATGAATTGATTTCTTTATGCTTCATGTCGGTAGTcagacttataaaaaaaaaaacgcttcaTGTTGGTAGTCAGatttatcataattttaaagcattgtttttatttttaattttattttttcagtctgagtttcaaattgaaaaaaaaaaaatactggtgGTTGCCAGAGTctgcattaattaattatcaagCTTATTCCTTGCATCTCCAACTTCCGTTTTGTGGATAAGCCTTAACATTCTTTATATGATTTGAACGCCCTCACTTTTGCATTTCCTTCATGTTTATGGCTGTGTCTCAGACAGTGTTCTACCATGTTGAATGCAGCTTCTTTAGCTGGTTTACAGATACTCAAGAGAAAGATCACTTGGATGACATTCATGATGAGGTAAGTTCcattttttactataaattCTACCAGTTTTCTTTCAATGCTGGAGGTACGGCAGATGTCTTTATTATTGTTATCGGCATTCTTATAGCATTGCCATATTAAGCTTTCACTTCCAAAACATTTCAGATTGCAGAAATCATCAAGGAGGATTTATGGCCAAATCCACTCACTTACTTCAAtaatgtattttctttttccctggTTTCTTTCCCTTTAATCCCATtagtcagtttttttttttccttaaaaaaaaaaaattaattatgtgCTTTGAAGCTTATATTACTTTTGTAATgttatattctaacaatcatTATGATCTCTTTGACATAGGACGCAGATGAAGAAGATTTTGACGAGGATGAGGCTGTTGAAGAGGTAAATCAAGACATTCTTTTGAGGAGAAAATTCAAGTGCATAATATCTGTAGTTTTGTTGCTGTTTTCTATTTTAGGGTTTCATTCACaatcatatttatttaaagagctttttttttgtcctttcatTGATTTGTTAGTCCTAGTTTGCCATTGCTTGCTGATTCAGTTGATACTTTTCTGCTAATATAGCACATAGTTGAGATAACACATGGATGCTCTTGTCATTTAGGAAATGCTTCAGAAAAAGAAGATTTAGAGTCTGATGACTTACTTAAAGTTGATGTTTGGGTTTCATGTATATATTTAGGAGATCTAGAACAAACTTAGCATTGAGGTGCCTTGAACTTCCTAAAATACTTgtatccttttttcttcttcattattaTCCCTAAAttacataaatatatcaagatgtCCATAGGAGGCCTCGATATAGATGAATTGACTAAAACCACTGTAGAAAAACTATATACATCCAATTACAGAAAAAGTATTTAATGCTATTCTTAATCTGAGATTAACATAGTGTGGGGATGAAATGTCAAGTAGAGCCTCATTAGTCGGAATATTTTAAATACTTGTCTATTTTGAAATAGTTGACAGTTGATATTACTTGCTACTCAGTACCTCAATGGCCTTTGCACTTATGATAGGATATTTATGCGTTCACTTGAACCAGGCTTACAGAGTCCTAGTTTTGCGCTGGTCCAATATTTCCTTGTAAAAGGGGTCTGCAATCTCTTGGTTCCATTATATGTTTGTAGgattaagggtatttttttttctttcttttgaagcCATATGTCGCTGAGGAAGTCAAGGTGACTCGACTacattcatttaaaaaagaataatgatatATACCAAATCACTATCCCACAATGTTGACGTGGCATTGCCAATCCACagttgtaatttttctttttcttttaataagggTTGATCTAAGGATGAATTGGCAATGCCACGTCAGTATAATAAGATAGTGGTGGGATAGTGGTatggtatatagcattattctttaagaaattatgtggaaaaatatttatataatggCTTACCCAGCCAAATAAGAAAAGGATGGATTTATTATAAAGGGTTGTTATTCTTCTATGATTGAATTGGAGAAGTAAGGTTTCTTTTGTCAATATGAAAGCTTCGTTGTCACATGCACTCAGGTCTTGCTATTTCTTACAATAGCTTTTCTTTTTGGCACAAATCACAGTAGTTTTACTACGTTTAACCATATTTGGGGATTAGTCTTTTCACAATACTCTGTTACATAAATATCGTCTCCCAACAATTGTGTTGAATAGGTCAACTAGCAGAAATAAGCATAGGCTTCAAGACCTCAATACGATGTGTTTCTGATCGTGGGAATACAAAATTAAAGTACTTACTGGTCGTGGATGATGTAAAGTCAACATTAAAGCTATGTTGAATGGATATGGAGGCAATTTCTGGGGTTACCGAAGTGAATAACATGAAGTAATCAATCAGAGGCTTTCAGAGAGACTTTCAATTCAGTCTCTCTTCATGAGTTTGGAAAAATGAGCAAAGTATGCTTGAATTAGTATCTTAAGTATAAATTTTATGTCAATAGCATACTTTGCTCATTAATGAATTGCAAGCATTTTTTGGGCATAATTACTTTTTGTCTTGgacaaaaaaatttgtaataatGGTTGGCATAGTGATCATAGTAGATTTGGCTCCCTTGAAAATGGGCCAAGAGATGGTGAATATAATTAAATGGAATGTAATCACTGCACATGAAGTTCAGTTAACTCTTCCAAGCTTATTCATGGTTGACTCATGTGGTTGAAGGCCAAGTCCTCATCCATAAATTGAGTGTTTGAATATGAAGACTAGTCGTAAATACCCGAATCTTAGgtgattttatttgtttgtcatTGAAGTTGGTATTTTTGCTACCAATTCTGGATACACTGTGCTCATATTTCATCATAAATTCCTGCAATTTTGTGcttatgttttcatgatatatatgttttttatatGTAGACATAGAGAAATAATTGTAGTAGTTTTGAGGTACATGTTATAAAGAGTTGAAATAACTTTCTGGGTTCTAGTTGGTTAATagaaaatttagattttaaacAAGTGTCGAGCCAGAATCAAGGCAAGCAACATGCTTGGGTGATGATGTAGGTTGGCAGAGGTTGTCAGTGTGGTTTACACTAGAGTGCTTATTGCCTTGCCTCAGGgccatgttctttttcttttaagaaaaaggaagagTAGTTTCTGGATGTGAATAGATAATATAAGCTTAGATCTGGAGCACAACCTAACTTTTGTATGAAATGGGTAGTGGGAATATTTAACCTCTTCTGGCATAATTCTTCTTAATTATGTAATATGTTTCTCCTTAAAGGCACTATTGCACCTGAAACTTCCTCATCTGTGGGTGTTTGTTCAAAAGTTTGCGATGAAGTGTGGGAGTAGTCCTCCAATTGAAGACCAAGTGTACTTCAGGATACAGTTATGCGGTTATTTGCATGATGGTACTCTTTAGTTTCTGACATTGCTAAGGAATATTATTGATTGTATGTTAGTGGTTATCCTGTTTGTAACTGTTGACTGTTGAAATATCAACAATGCATAGTCATACAGTGCTTGCAGTTGACTActcttttctgttcttcttctaGTTTAGACCTGTTTAGTAGAATTCTGCGCATAGCGCAGGTTATATAATTCCTATAGTTCACCCTGTGAATACTGCAAATTTTTGTAATCTAGCATATAATCTATGTGATAATGAAGTTCACAACAATATGTGATAATCAAGAATCCCGCGCATAGCACCGGTTATATAATTCTTAGATTTTCTGAAGTCAGATTCAATGTTGAATTGCCACAGTAGATGTAAAATGCTTTGTTGGACTTTTTGCAGTGCTTTTAATGGTATTGTCTAATGTGAAAATTGGATTATTTTGTTCGATGTTGATTCAATGCCAATGAATTTTTCTGTGAAATTATATGTGGCAGGTATCGTGGAACCTATAGACCattgtcttaattttttttttttttttttgaattttgccTACGAGCAGGTAAAGGTTGGTAATGACTCTGAAGAAGATGAGGATGACCAAGAAGATGACGatgacgatgatgatgatggtggtGAGGAAGATGGCAAGTAAAACTTGCTTCAACGGGGCATTCACTTATGGCTCTCACTGCTTTGGTAACAGCTTGTGTAAAGTGAGTGGTCTCTAGTAGTTGCTGAAGTATCCTGTGATAGTGGAGCGTCACCATGCCATCTTAACTATTCTACGAGAGCTCTTTATTGTGTAGGCAGTTGACTGCCAACATGGCCAGTCTCTAGTTTTCTGACTTTGTTGTTTCTCTTTGCTGCTTTAAAAAGCCATAATTTTCCTACTTTATTGGGTTATTTTTGTGGGTTCCCTTCCTACTATGCCGTCTCCTAGACGATAATGGTGTATTAGTTTAATGTATTGCACTCTGTCGTAACTTAAATGAGGGGAGTAAAATTATAGTACTTGGTGTAAAGCTCTTCTGGTGTTTCTTTATTTGCAGATTATACACAGAAATTGGGAAACTTAttaacatttattattattattattatgataatttctgGTGCGATCCCACAGCAGATGGGCTCGTCATCTTAAAAAGTTAATTTGTATCAGTGTCATCACTCATTATAATTATGTTTAGGGATGCTTTCAATTTGATgtctaaagttaaaaaaaactgTCGTCACATTGTTGAATGTTGATGGAGGGATCTAAGTGTTTTACAGTTTGGGTTCATGGATGAGAATTTGCAGAGTTGATGTTGATGGTCGCTCCTTTGAGCCTCTTATCAAGCGTCTCAATAaacttaacaatatatatatatatatatatatatatatatatataaaataatttgcttaaaacaaaaatgttataCCTTTTGGGGTTTTGCTGTGAAGATTTGTATAGATCCTTATCTTTTATAATTGATTTCAATGAGATTATGacaaaagatgaaaaggacGTTGGTACGTTTTAGCTTCGCACCACAAGACTAATGGATGCCTATCCTTTGATGTTTTAATCAGATAATAAAAAGCTTAGCCTTATTAACtttttgggaaaacttcaattataGTCCTTTGATcttttatcaattttataaaaagatacataaactttaaaaagtgtcactTTAGGGTAgtcatcttttatttatttttttcctatatcaaccctcaattagaatttttcattaaatcttatcaaaattctcaaaatactcatggtttttttatttttttttttaaaaaaaaattataaattttttcaaagattcatgtataggtatttttgtaaattcggttaaattttgaccaacacctaaatcttagcaatttttttctttctttcttttttcctaaaaaaaaaaaatggggtattttgaaaattttgataggatttaacgtaaaattctaataaaatgttgaaatgaaaaaaaattgaaagatagataccctaaattctatcagatttttttttttttttttttaatttctagtttATATGCTTAATTATGTGTAAGGCCATTGGACTAGGTACGGTAAAGATTAGGATGTTTGATGGGATTGTCATGATACTCACTATTGTTAGATATGTTCCAGATCTTAAGAAAAATCTGATATCCTTAGCCACATTGGATTCTTTGGGATGTGGTTATTCAACCAAAGATGGAGTTATGAAAATAGCTAAAGGTTTTATGGTGATAATGAAGGGTAAGAAAATTGACAATTTGTACAAGTTGCTCGGGAATACAGTTACAGTAGGACCTGTAACTGCTAGAACACTACTAGAAAAGGCGAGACGCATGAGGTTTAATGCAAGATTGCCAGAGAATTTCTGGGTTGAGGCTGTTAATTATGCATGCTTCGTCACTAACCAATCTCCATCCGCAACAGTTGACTTCAAAGTTCAAGATGAAGCATGAACAGGTAAACCGGTTAATTATTCTGTGTTGAGAATATTTGGTTATCCTACATACCTTCATGTGCAAAGTGAATAGTGGTCAAAATtagattcaaatttttttaaaaaaaaaaaaaaaaaaaaaaagaaaaaaaagtgtatttGTCTTGGTTTGGAATATGGTGATAAGCTATAGGCTCTCATAGAAAAATATTGTACGTTAGCAGAGAATGGTGTTTGATGAGGTTTATATGCTAAGAAATAGTGAGGATGAAGCATCAACTGATAGCCAGAAAGGGAAACGTGTTGTGGAGGTGGAGCTTGATGAACAATGTTCACTCACGAACGAAAGTGATAACAAAGAATCTTTAAGAGACTCACCTCACCGATAGGAGTTTTATTCTTTAGCAAAAGCCTGAGAGAAACATGATCTAAAAGCACCAGAGAGGTATGGATTTGAGGACATGATTTCCTTTGCTCTAACAGCTAGTAGTAGAGATCTATAGTCTATTCAGGATAGTATGCCCGAAGAGGTGGAGTCACTACAGAGAAGTAAAGCTTGGGAATAGGCAGAATTGCCCAAGGAAAAGAATGCTAAAGGGTGCAGGTGGGTCTATAGGAAGAAACAACcagtagaaaaaaaattttggccAAGAGGACTAGTAGAAAAACATGATGTTCTATCTAAACTAGGTTTTATGCCCAAGTTCAAGAAACTCTTGGACTTCAGTAGCACTTGCAGATTATGATTGCCCTTTGGAGTTATGGGCGGAGGCATACTGAGAAGTGCTAAACTTGGTGGATTTCAAGTCACGGTGAAGATTTTGAGTATGACTTGAATTCAAAGAGGGGCCCACATCCTTTTTATATTCCTATTCCTATTGGGTCTGGTTTTTTGGAAATCAACTAGTACTTAGGTTTGTATTCCTATGTATTGGACTTTGTAGTCCAACTTGGATTTGGATTTCTTTTCTACGGCAACTCTCGTTCATGCTTATAATAAGCATGTTTTGGTCCTCTTGTTTAGTAGTGCAAAAATAAAGTGCATCAAAAAAGAGCACCTCAAGTCTCATgtgttttcttcttggttttgggaatcaaacaagagagaaaggGAAAAAGGGTGGTacaatagagaaaaataaagagacccGCTGTCATTTGTTTCCAGCAAAAGGAAGAgtttgtatttttgtcttttggagAATAATCTCTATTGTGTGATAGTGGGATTTGAGTGTATTAGGGCTTTGGATTCTAAGTGATTTTTTCTACTATTTTCATAGTGAATTTCTTCGTAATGACCTCCGCCAGTGGACGTATCTCATATTAAGGGAATTGAATCACTTAAATCTTGATGTCTTTTGTAATATCttgtttttgctttcttttttttttttcttttttttttttgcatttcacAATTCTTAAAATTTCCTAACACTAGGCTCATTCTTCATGTCCGGAAAACCACCACAAGGTCCAAAGGCAAAATCACAATGTATTGGATGACCCAtaaatatccatatatatatatatatatatatatatatatatatatagaaggcaGAGAGACTACATTCTCGACCTCTTTTTAACATTTAGAAAGAGAAGCTCCCCCTTCCACCCTATGTGTTAGAGTCTACCACCTTCAAGTAAGAGGTCGTCCCCTCATTTCCGAATGCCTTTACGTctctaaaattaattaattaaaataattaatttgaagtgTTACTCGTAGTGCTCCCACATTAACTAGTAATCATCAAGGTTCACTACACAAACACTAAATATCAGAATAAATTATAACGAAAAGTGAAAAGGAACAATATATATGAGtcaagctatatataatatcttaaaatgtCATTAATTATATTCAATACAAACTCGCAACTTCCAAAGAGagattaatattctaacaagcGTACCACATCTAAGTCCAAACAATGGAGAACGAATTTTCCACATTATTTAATAGTTGTGTCACTGTAGAGATCTAGTGGGCTTTGTTTCTGGGATTAAGATTCGGTGCATTTGTCCATCTAGATTGTAAGCAATTCGGGCAAACAAATGTGAGGAGATCCCTATAGGGCTACCTATGCAAACAGACCAATGCTCAAACAGGTAGGCCACATAAAATGTATTTTCACAATTAGCTGCCAGAATTGTTGGCAACTAATTGTTGGGACTCTGGATCGTTGTTTTTGAGGATGAAGATCGAAGAAGATGGGAAGAGAAGTGATGATATGGACCCCGTGTGATTCCAACTATTTGGCTTACGTGGCATTTAACCGAAGCAATGTAAACAATGCTTGGGTTACAAAAACAGCCAAAACATATTACATATGGTATCTAAAGTAAGTTTAACTTATGCCAAAAACAGCCAAAACATATAACATATGGTATCTAAAGTAAGTTCAACTTATGCCTAGAATCTGAATAAAGCTTATATATGCCTGCCTATTTATTgcggctatatatatatatatatattccctcGACAAGAGAAAGACCGGCCGGCATAATTAAGGTGAATGAACAATATTGACTAGATTGTTGGGTTTAGGGCAGCTCTCCACCCAAACTCAAACCAACCCATGAAAATGTGAATTCCTATTCTACTTTACAAAATGCTTGGTGCACTACTACCACTGAATTTCAACCACTATGACAATATATCCACCTTGCTAAAAAAGCTAAATCAAATTAGCCTTGATCATCTTAATTATGCGCAGAAATCAAGCTCTCGTATTGTCCTTCGATCATTCCTCGGTCGTCTTCTTCCCTATTGGGAAATGTTTTTGACCCACTTAAGGGTTGTATTTATACgcatttctgtttttttttttttaaggttgtgTTGTGTAAGCATCTCATTATATTGTT contains these protein-coding regions:
- the LOC133875639 gene encoding NAP1-related protein 2, yielding MVADKGKKLKVADKGEEENNSETIDEKLVLSIEKLQEIQDELEKINEEASDKVLEVEQKYNEIRRPVYDKRNDIIKSIPDFWLTAFLSHPALGELLTGEDQKIFKYLSSLEVEDFKDVKSGYSITLHFNPNPYFEDTKLTKTFTYADDDGTTKITATTIQWKEGMGIPNGVNHEKKGNKRAANDESFFSWFTDTQEKDHLDDIHDEIAEIIKEDLWPNPLTYFNNDADEEDFDEDEAVEEVKVGNDSEEDEDDQEDDDDDDDDGGEEDGK